The following proteins are encoded in a genomic region of Opitutus sp.:
- a CDS encoding EVE domain-containing protein has protein sequence MTTQYWLVKSEPEAYAWTDLMRDGRTDWTGVRNYQARNHLKAMVPGDQVFFYASVTTKAVLGLAEVTRSFFPDTTADEDGWVAVELKPVRALPRPVTLEQIKGEPALKETAFLRQGRLSVMPLTAAEFKVIAKLGGV, from the coding sequence ATGACAACCCAATATTGGTTGGTGAAATCTGAACCCGAAGCCTACGCTTGGACCGATCTGATGCGTGACGGCCGCACCGACTGGACCGGCGTGCGCAACTACCAAGCGCGCAACCACCTCAAAGCCATGGTCCCGGGCGACCAGGTGTTTTTCTATGCGAGCGTCACCACCAAGGCCGTGTTGGGTCTGGCCGAGGTCACGCGCAGTTTTTTCCCGGATACGACCGCCGACGAGGACGGTTGGGTCGCAGTCGAACTCAAGCCGGTGCGCGCCCTGCCCCGCCCCGTCACGCTCGAACAGATCAAGGGTGAGCCCGCGCTCAAAGAGACCGCCTTTTTGCGCCAGGGACGGCTCTCGGTGATGCCGTTGACTGCGGCGGAATTCAAAGTCATCGCAAAGCTCGGTGGCGTCTGA
- a CDS encoding deoxyribodipyrimidine photo-lyase, with protein MNTAPTLLWFRQDLRLQDNPALAAAIARGGPVIPVYILDDAGEGDWPAGAASRWWLHHSLAALDASLRARGSRLLLARGDSSEVLSELITATGADALYWNRRYEPAVIARDKTLKADLIAAGVETKSFNAALLFEPHTIANKQGKPFQVFTPYWRHCLTREIAPATQLKAGAFPSPTADAWPPSLALADLALLPSIPWDAGFHAAWTPGEAGGQRQLQTFVSTAMASYEDQRNLPARPGTSRLAPHLHWGEIGPRQVWAAVQSLAKDSGVFPPNRGALVFLSEIGWREFAHHLLFHFPQTPTQPLREDFKRFHWAEDADGKKLHAWQRGQTGYPIVDAGMRELWHTGWMHNRVRMIVASFLVKHLRLPWQHGARWFWDTLVDADLASNTLGWQWSSGCGADAAPYFRIFAPVTQGERFDGEGAYVRRWVPEIARLPDKFLHAPWTAPASVREYAQIDGRYPDPLVDHATARAAALAAFKQLRGASDEEPNERD; from the coding sequence TTGAATACCGCCCCCACCCTCCTCTGGTTTCGTCAGGACCTGCGCTTGCAAGACAACCCCGCCCTGGCTGCGGCTATCGCCCGTGGCGGTCCCGTAATCCCGGTATACATCCTGGACGATGCCGGCGAAGGTGATTGGCCCGCAGGCGCCGCATCCCGGTGGTGGCTGCACCACTCGCTGGCAGCACTCGACGCCTCACTGCGCGCCCGTGGCTCCCGGCTCTTGCTGGCCCGGGGTGACAGCAGCGAGGTGTTGAGCGAACTCATCACGGCCACCGGTGCCGACGCCCTTTACTGGAACCGGCGCTATGAGCCGGCCGTCATCGCCCGCGATAAAACCCTTAAGGCCGACCTGATTGCCGCTGGCGTTGAGACGAAAAGTTTTAACGCCGCACTGCTGTTCGAGCCGCACACGATCGCCAACAAACAGGGCAAGCCGTTCCAAGTTTTTACGCCCTACTGGCGTCATTGCCTCACGCGTGAAATCGCCCCGGCGACCCAGCTCAAAGCGGGCGCTTTCCCATCGCCTACTGCGGACGCGTGGCCGCCGTCGCTCGCCCTCGCCGACCTCGCCCTGCTTCCGTCGATTCCGTGGGATGCCGGCTTTCACGCCGCGTGGACTCCCGGCGAAGCAGGCGGGCAGCGCCAACTCCAGACCTTCGTCTCCACCGCGATGGCCAGCTACGAGGACCAGCGCAACCTGCCGGCGCGCCCCGGCACCTCCCGACTCGCTCCGCACTTGCACTGGGGCGAAATCGGGCCGCGCCAGGTGTGGGCGGCGGTTCAGTCGCTCGCCAAAGATAGCGGCGTATTCCCCCCCAACCGGGGCGCGCTGGTTTTCCTCAGTGAGATCGGCTGGCGGGAATTCGCCCACCACCTGCTTTTTCATTTCCCGCAAACCCCCACTCAGCCCCTGCGCGAGGATTTCAAACGCTTCCACTGGGCCGAGGATGCGGACGGCAAAAAACTGCACGCCTGGCAACGCGGTCAGACCGGTTACCCCATCGTCGATGCCGGCATGCGCGAGCTCTGGCACACCGGTTGGATGCACAACCGCGTGCGTATGATCGTGGCGTCGTTTCTGGTGAAACACCTGCGCCTGCCGTGGCAACACGGGGCGCGCTGGTTCTGGGACACGCTCGTCGATGCCGACCTCGCCAGTAACACCCTGGGCTGGCAGTGGAGCTCCGGCTGCGGGGCTGATGCCGCGCCGTATTTCCGAATTTTCGCGCCCGTAACCCAAGGTGAACGCTTCGACGGCGAAGGCGCCTACGTCCGCCGCTGGGTGCCAGAAATCGCGCGGTTACCCGACAAATTCCTGCACGCCCCGTGGACCGCTCCCGCCTCGGTGCGCGAGTACGCCCAAATCGACGGGCGTTACCCGGACCCGCTGGTCGATCACGCCACGGCCCGCGCGGCCGCGCTCGCGGCATTCAAACAACTGCGCGGCGCAAGCGACGAGGAACCGAACGAGAGAGACTAA
- a CDS encoding TRAM domain-containing protein, protein MNKTLLPIRVLFIALCAAAGWLVCYSVPDWDAQRIRASSIGLAIGCLVVLVDLLLKGFSLRGLSAVTFGLAVGTVIAFMIHISPLLHDGDPQIIFLVRLGLFLICPYLATVIALRGKDEFNLVIPYVRFVPHDVEVPVIVVDVRALIDGRIARVCKTGFLGSAVVVPRFVISELQAMADSMQPHLQARGRRGLDTLGELRNIKNLDLRIHESELAKKADIDAKLVFLAQSMRAKLLTANYSLTKLAEFNSVVCLSMADLGKALRPELVAGEVIDVELVKPGKEEGQALGYLDEHAMVVVNHGRAYIGQVVTVQVISVLPSSAGKMVFAQLVEA, encoded by the coding sequence ATGAATAAAACCCTTTTACCGATCCGCGTATTATTTATAGCCCTGTGCGCCGCCGCAGGTTGGCTGGTGTGTTACTCCGTGCCGGACTGGGATGCGCAGCGGATACGCGCCTCTTCAATCGGCTTGGCCATTGGATGCCTTGTGGTTCTGGTTGATCTGCTGCTCAAGGGCTTTTCGCTGCGAGGGCTTTCGGCAGTCACCTTTGGGTTGGCGGTGGGCACGGTGATCGCGTTCATGATCCACATCTCGCCGCTGCTTCACGATGGCGATCCGCAGATTATTTTCCTCGTGCGACTGGGGTTGTTTTTGATCTGCCCGTATCTGGCCACGGTGATCGCACTGCGCGGCAAGGATGAGTTTAACTTGGTGATTCCGTACGTGCGTTTCGTTCCGCACGATGTCGAGGTTCCGGTGATTGTGGTGGATGTACGCGCGCTGATCGATGGGCGTATCGCACGGGTCTGTAAAACGGGCTTTTTGGGGTCGGCTGTCGTGGTGCCGCGATTCGTGATTAGCGAACTCCAAGCGATGGCCGATTCCATGCAACCGCACCTGCAGGCGCGGGGTCGCCGTGGTCTCGATACGCTGGGCGAGCTGCGTAACATCAAAAACCTGGATTTGCGCATCCATGAAAGCGAACTGGCCAAGAAGGCCGATATCGACGCCAAGTTGGTGTTTTTGGCCCAGTCGATGCGGGCGAAATTACTTACGGCCAATTACAGTCTTACCAAACTGGCGGAGTTTAACAGTGTTGTTTGCCTGAGCATGGCCGATCTGGGCAAGGCGTTGCGCCCTGAGTTGGTCGCCGGCGAGGTCATCGATGTGGAATTGGTGAAGCCGGGCAAGGAAGAGGGCCAGGCACTCGGTTATCTTGATGAGCATGCGATGGTCGTGGTTAACCACGGCCGGGCCTATATCGGCCAAGTGGTGACGGTTCAGGTCATCAGTGTATTGCCCTCATCGGCAGGCAAAATGGTGTTCGCCCAGCTGGTTGAAGCGTAA
- a CDS encoding MoxR family ATPase — translation MITGPTWSQKLRDEIGKAVIGQDAVVERLLVALLANGHVLLEGMPGLAKTLLIKSLGTALGIQFERVQFTPDLLPSDVVGTMVFSPKDGGFTAHRGPIFANLVLADEINRAPAKVQSALLEAMQERQVTIGGQTHLLPKPFFVMATQNPVEQEGTYPLPEAQTDRFLFKLIVDYPTLDEESIMMQRWGQVTRQPALHAVANGEELLELRGEVDKVHLSPAIQSYILALVRATRELAAPVAGGKRYLSFGASPRASLALYQAARALAWLRGLDYVSPGLVQEIAPDVLRHRVGLTYEAEAEEITADDLIAEVIRKTPVPSV, via the coding sequence ATGATTACTGGTCCCACCTGGTCCCAAAAACTCCGCGACGAAATCGGCAAAGCCGTGATCGGCCAAGACGCCGTCGTCGAGCGCCTGCTCGTCGCCTTGCTGGCCAACGGCCATGTCCTTCTCGAAGGCATGCCTGGTCTCGCCAAAACCCTCTTGATTAAATCCCTGGGCACCGCCCTCGGCATCCAGTTCGAGCGCGTGCAGTTCACCCCCGATTTGCTGCCCAGCGACGTGGTCGGCACGATGGTTTTTTCCCCCAAAGACGGTGGCTTCACTGCGCATCGCGGTCCCATTTTCGCCAACCTAGTGCTGGCCGACGAAATCAACCGCGCCCCCGCCAAGGTCCAGTCCGCCCTGCTGGAAGCCATGCAGGAGCGCCAAGTCACCATCGGTGGCCAAACCCACCTGCTGCCCAAGCCGTTCTTCGTCATGGCCACGCAGAACCCGGTCGAACAGGAAGGCACCTACCCGTTACCCGAGGCGCAAACGGACCGCTTTTTGTTCAAGCTGATCGTCGATTACCCGACCCTAGACGAGGAATCCATTATGATGCAGCGGTGGGGACAAGTCACCCGCCAGCCCGCGCTGCACGCTGTGGCCAATGGCGAAGAGCTGCTCGAATTGCGCGGCGAGGTGGACAAAGTTCACCTCTCTCCCGCCATCCAAAGCTACATCCTCGCACTGGTACGGGCGACCCGCGAACTGGCTGCACCGGTGGCCGGCGGGAAACGTTACCTCAGCTTCGGTGCCTCGCCGCGCGCCTCGCTCGCGCTTTACCAAGCCGCACGCGCCCTGGCTTGGTTGCGCGGACTCGACTACGTTTCGCCCGGCCTAGTTCAGGAAATCGCGCCCGACGTGCTGCGCCACCGCGTGGGCCTGACCTACGAAGCCGAGGCCGAAGAAATCACCGCCGACGACCTCATCGCCGAGGTCATCCGGAAAACCCCGGTGCCCAGCGTCTGA
- a CDS encoding peptide chain release factor-like protein, which translates to MDLPTQIQDRLDALGVLAADIEERFVRGSGPGGQKINKTSSTVCVKHRPTGVEVRCQRERSQAANRETAWAELCTKLETILRVAELARQQAAAKTRRSTRKRSKRQKAISVAGKRHRAEIKAGRGRPAP; encoded by the coding sequence GTGGATTTACCAACTCAAATTCAAGACCGTCTGGATGCGCTCGGTGTCCTGGCGGCTGACATCGAGGAGCGGTTTGTGCGCGGTTCGGGGCCGGGCGGGCAGAAGATCAACAAAACCAGCTCGACGGTGTGCGTAAAACACCGGCCTACGGGAGTCGAGGTGCGTTGCCAGCGCGAGCGTTCGCAGGCGGCCAACCGCGAAACGGCGTGGGCCGAGTTGTGCACTAAATTGGAAACCATCCTGCGCGTCGCCGAGCTGGCCCGCCAGCAAGCGGCGGCCAAAACACGCCGCAGCACGCGCAAGCGCAGTAAACGCCAAAAGGCCATTTCTGTGGCAGGTAAACGGCACCGCGCCGAAATCAAGGCCGGTCGCGGCCGACCCGCGCCGTAA
- a CDS encoding VWA domain-containing protein, which produces MIPALVGAPFSSPVVVGFWTFDFLNFRLADPAWLLALLLIPAVVWLRGRRAVPVLLVPFASAWHRPSRVSPSRWPAGLTGLGLILLVVALARPQRVEDKREIHSQGYDIMLAIDLSGSMQAEDFEKGGERLNRLQAIKPVIQAFITQRPNDRIGIVVFSGRAYTLAPLTFDHDWLARQVERLKIGLIEDGTAIGDGLGLALTRLEQAAREQNGLRKGAFAVLLTDGANNRGALTPMQSAAVAKGRGIPVYTIGAGRDGLVPFPVFDQSGKKVGYTRMASDLDQSMLIEIANLTGGSAYRADDSKTIASAFKAIDRAQKIEFQAKSFLLTTELFPWVAVPGVTSLLLAALVAGAASWRVSTSARRAQSGDLTTPPTTTPRPPVSL; this is translated from the coding sequence ATGATTCCAGCCCTTGTGGGAGCTCCATTTTCTTCGCCCGTTGTCGTCGGCTTTTGGACGTTCGATTTTCTAAACTTCCGGCTCGCCGATCCGGCCTGGCTTTTGGCCCTGCTGCTGATTCCGGCCGTCGTGTGGCTCCGCGGACGCCGCGCCGTTCCCGTGCTGTTGGTGCCCTTTGCCTCCGCCTGGCACCGGCCCTCGCGGGTTTCGCCCTCGCGCTGGCCTGCGGGGCTCACCGGCCTCGGACTGATCCTGCTGGTCGTCGCGCTCGCCCGCCCGCAGCGGGTCGAGGACAAACGCGAAATCCACAGCCAAGGCTACGACATCATGCTGGCAATCGACCTCTCCGGCTCGATGCAGGCCGAAGACTTCGAAAAGGGCGGCGAGCGACTCAACCGGTTGCAGGCCATCAAACCGGTTATCCAAGCCTTCATTACGCAGCGCCCCAATGACCGCATCGGCATCGTGGTTTTCTCCGGGCGCGCCTACACGCTCGCCCCGTTGACCTTTGACCACGACTGGCTCGCCCGCCAAGTCGAGCGACTCAAGATCGGCCTGATCGAGGACGGCACCGCCATTGGCGACGGCCTCGGCCTCGCCCTGACCCGACTTGAACAGGCGGCGCGCGAACAAAATGGGCTGCGCAAGGGTGCCTTTGCCGTGTTGCTCACCGACGGGGCCAACAACCGAGGCGCGCTCACCCCGATGCAAAGCGCTGCGGTTGCCAAAGGTCGTGGCATCCCCGTTTACACCATCGGCGCCGGCCGCGACGGACTGGTCCCCTTTCCCGTCTTCGACCAGAGCGGAAAAAAAGTCGGTTACACCCGCATGGCCTCCGACCTCGACCAAAGCATGCTCATCGAGATCGCCAATCTCACCGGGGGCAGCGCTTACCGCGCCGACGACTCCAAGACCATCGCCTCCGCCTTCAAAGCCATCGACAGAGCCCAAAAAATCGAGTTTCAGGCCAAGAGTTTTCTGCTCACCACAGAGCTTTTTCCATGGGTCGCCGTGCCCGGTGTAACGAGCCTGTTGCTCGCCGCGCTGGTCGCCGGTGCCGCCTCCTGGCGCGTGTCCACCTCCGCCCGCCGCGCTCAATCCGGCGACCTCACCACCCCGCCCACCACAACCCCGCGCCCGCCGGTTTCCCTATGA
- a CDS encoding DUF58 domain-containing protein, which yields MPSPLPITPGAAPASPLALLRKLEWRVRHAVENVLSGEYRSAFRGRGMEFDQVVKYEFGDDVRDIDWNVTARLGEPYRKKFVEEREVTVMIVFEDTPSLQFGSGAQSKREALLELAGLVMLLGAVNRDRVGFLHAKPDGYTLREPVRGRGPILHAAASLLGAPAPQLTAPSSQLQARSDIPWRLLARAAPRHSILIWLGDFAPRVAPDGWAVMRKRYQPMGFRVDDPWDRKLPEGDAFAAYDPVSGQLVTLENSAAERAAHASWCEQRDATWRELFPDALTRLIVSTEEDRLDALVRFFHARQAH from the coding sequence GTGCCCAGCCCGCTTCCCATCACCCCCGGTGCAGCCCCCGCCTCCCCGCTCGCCTTGCTGCGCAAGCTGGAGTGGCGCGTGCGTCACGCGGTTGAGAACGTTCTAAGCGGCGAATACCGTTCGGCGTTCCGCGGCCGCGGCATGGAGTTTGACCAGGTGGTCAAATACGAATTCGGCGACGACGTGCGCGACATCGACTGGAACGTAACCGCGCGCCTCGGCGAACCCTACCGCAAGAAATTCGTCGAGGAGCGCGAGGTCACGGTGATGATCGTTTTCGAGGACACGCCCAGCCTGCAGTTCGGCTCCGGCGCCCAATCGAAGCGCGAGGCACTGCTGGAACTTGCTGGACTGGTCATGCTGCTCGGCGCGGTAAATCGCGACCGGGTTGGCTTCCTCCACGCCAAGCCCGATGGCTACACCCTGCGCGAACCGGTACGCGGTCGCGGTCCTATCCTCCACGCCGCCGCATCGCTACTCGGCGCTCCCGCTCCACAGCTCACAGCTCCAAGCTCACAACTCCAAGCTCGCAGCGACATTCCTTGGCGCCTGCTCGCCCGCGCCGCGCCCCGCCACAGCATCCTCATCTGGCTGGGGGATTTCGCCCCGCGTGTCGCGCCCGACGGCTGGGCCGTGATGCGCAAGCGCTATCAACCGATGGGATTCCGCGTCGATGATCCTTGGGATCGTAAGCTGCCCGAAGGGGACGCCTTCGCCGCTTACGATCCGGTGAGCGGCCAACTCGTCACGCTGGAAAACTCCGCTGCCGAGAGGGCGGCCCACGCCAGCTGGTGCGAGCAACGCGACGCGACTTGGCGCGAGCTGTTTCCCGACGCACTGACCCGCCTGATCGTGAGCACCGAAGAGGACCGCCTCGACGCACTGGTGCGCTTTTTCCACGCCCGCCAAGCGCACTAA
- a CDS encoding MBL fold metallo-hydrolase, with amino-acid sequence MARLPLEDNFTDVIAKAQTGLRITDEQLATRAEISMEDLLAVKSGHLLDAVIRRIARHLKLGTNALEALAHKRFYPTAPIFSRGLTLFNTPQGEQTVNNYLIWDARSRFAAVFDTGTNAEALIDTIQAEHLDVRHIFITHTHYDHIAALPALAAACPRAEVWSSELEPVDFPGAKTFKENAHFHVGDELAIKTLFTPGHSPGLTTFFVTGLSWPVAIVGDALFSSSIGGSAEHYAEQLRNDNDKIFTLPRNTVIAPGHGPMTTLALEKLHNPFFARQ; translated from the coding sequence ATGGCCCGCCTCCCACTCGAAGATAACTTTACTGACGTCATTGCCAAAGCCCAGACCGGGCTACGGATCACCGATGAGCAGCTGGCCACGCGCGCCGAAATCAGCATGGAGGATTTGCTCGCGGTGAAATCCGGCCACCTCCTCGATGCGGTCATTCGCCGCATCGCCCGCCACTTGAAGCTGGGCACCAACGCGCTGGAGGCGCTCGCCCACAAACGGTTTTACCCGACCGCCCCGATTTTTTCCCGCGGCCTGACTCTGTTCAACACCCCGCAGGGCGAACAGACGGTCAACAACTACCTGATCTGGGACGCGCGCTCGCGCTTCGCCGCGGTGTTTGACACCGGCACCAACGCCGAGGCGCTCATCGACACGATCCAGGCCGAGCACCTAGATGTGCGGCATATTTTTATCACTCATACGCATTACGATCACATTGCCGCCTTGCCGGCGCTGGCGGCGGCTTGTCCGCGCGCCGAGGTGTGGTCGAGCGAGCTGGAGCCGGTGGATTTCCCCGGCGCCAAAACGTTTAAGGAAAACGCCCATTTTCATGTAGGCGACGAGCTGGCCATCAAGACGCTGTTCACCCCGGGGCATTCACCTGGGTTGACCACCTTTTTTGTGACGGGCTTGAGCTGGCCGGTGGCAATTGTGGGGGACGCATTATTCTCCTCCTCAATCGGTGGCAGCGCCGAGCATTACGCCGAGCAGTTGCGCAATGATAACGATAAAATCTTCACCCTGCCGCGTAACACCGTGATCGCGCCAGGGCATGGTCCAATGACCACCTTGGCGCTGGAAAAACTGCATAACCCCTTCTTCGCGCGCCAATAA
- a CDS encoding VWA domain-containing protein, with protein MSFYWPHAFWLLLIPLGLLALDLLRRRTATANLRPKIHQAEARQSSLVLGPPSARAGAPRTRLLFTLGLVAAIFAVARPQLGQLDEPVFDQAREIIIALDLSRSMLAQDVKPSRLERARLLITSLLERLKGERVGLVVFSGTAFLQSPLSSDYEILREFLPVLNPDYLPEGGTNYDALLETTLAAFGNSSAADRFLIVLSDGEAQSETWQKHVEELKAKGIRILTLGVGTDAGAMIPDGTGAFVKDERGAVVLSKLNPASLRELADKTAGVYADASGWVDLAQLIQSTVEQGKRGEFLEKNRVRLAERYQWPLAAALVLMLLSFWREFPVRPRPRLIQLAASPAKSAAVALALLGTLFWPSSPANAAEPTPPAAPAVLAAPVTQLVTRLATLPNASATDLAEFARTTLTYGERTKAAQQPVPEGAVRDALAAVASGSALDPKVADWPTLREQLESLLPKKDPPKSDKSKPDDKKPEQNKKDKADQKDKSGDKGESSPPPEKDKDQSAKPDQSKSEDQQSGKGEKPGDSSPPPKDSNKKPDSPGQSAFGDMKDDPSKQPPPKDGSAEKPQPEAAKPPVDQPQPGEMQQAGGAPEQPSTDPARQDPNLTIPLQKLDQVKQGDSPARLFQLLQGPASGQPATKGKDW; from the coding sequence ATGAGCTTTTACTGGCCCCACGCTTTTTGGTTGTTACTCATCCCGCTTGGCCTGCTCGCGCTCGACCTGCTGCGTCGCCGCACCGCCACGGCTAACCTGCGCCCCAAAATCCACCAAGCCGAAGCCCGCCAATCGTCCCTCGTTCTCGGCCCACCGTCAGCCCGCGCCGGGGCACCCCGCACCCGCCTGCTCTTCACCCTTGGTCTCGTCGCCGCTATTTTTGCCGTCGCCCGTCCCCAATTGGGCCAGCTCGATGAGCCCGTTTTCGACCAGGCACGTGAGATCATCATCGCGCTCGATTTGTCCCGCAGCATGTTGGCGCAAGACGTAAAACCATCCCGCTTGGAACGAGCCCGCCTGCTCATTACCAGCCTGCTCGAACGACTCAAAGGCGAGCGCGTCGGTCTGGTCGTTTTTTCCGGCACCGCCTTTTTGCAAAGCCCGCTGAGTTCCGACTACGAGATACTCCGCGAATTCCTGCCGGTCCTGAACCCCGATTACCTTCCCGAGGGCGGCACCAATTACGACGCCCTGCTCGAAACCACCCTCGCTGCCTTCGGCAACTCCAGCGCAGCCGACCGCTTCCTCATCGTGCTCAGCGACGGCGAAGCCCAGTCCGAAACCTGGCAAAAACACGTCGAAGAACTTAAGGCCAAAGGTATCCGTATTCTCACTCTCGGGGTGGGCACCGACGCGGGTGCAATGATCCCCGACGGTACCGGAGCGTTTGTTAAAGATGAACGCGGCGCGGTTGTTCTCTCCAAACTCAACCCCGCCAGCTTGCGCGAACTCGCCGATAAAACCGCTGGCGTCTATGCCGACGCCAGCGGCTGGGTCGACCTCGCACAACTGATCCAGAGCACCGTCGAGCAGGGAAAACGCGGCGAGTTTCTGGAGAAAAACCGCGTGCGCCTCGCCGAGCGCTACCAGTGGCCGCTCGCCGCCGCACTGGTCCTGATGCTGCTCAGTTTCTGGCGCGAATTTCCGGTGCGCCCGCGCCCACGCCTGATTCAACTCGCAGCCTCGCCCGCCAAGAGCGCCGCCGTCGCCCTAGCATTATTGGGCACCCTGTTCTGGCCGTCGTCGCCCGCAAACGCAGCCGAACCCACGCCCCCCGCAGCGCCAGCCGTACTGGCTGCGCCCGTAACCCAACTGGTTACCCGCCTCGCCACGCTCCCGAATGCCAGCGCGACGGACTTGGCCGAATTCGCCCGCACCACCCTCACCTACGGCGAACGAACCAAAGCAGCCCAGCAACCCGTTCCTGAAGGCGCCGTACGTGACGCCCTCGCCGCAGTCGCATCAGGTTCCGCGCTGGATCCAAAGGTCGCCGACTGGCCCACCTTGCGTGAGCAATTGGAATCACTCCTACCCAAAAAAGACCCGCCCAAGTCCGACAAATCAAAACCGGACGATAAAAAACCCGAGCAGAACAAAAAAGATAAAGCCGACCAGAAGGATAAATCCGGCGACAAGGGCGAGTCGTCGCCACCACCCGAAAAGGACAAAGACCAAAGCGCTAAACCGGATCAATCGAAGTCCGAAGATCAACAATCCGGCAAAGGCGAAAAACCCGGCGATTCGTCCCCGCCCCCCAAGGATTCCAACAAGAAACCCGACTCCCCGGGCCAGTCCGCCTTTGGCGACATGAAAGACGATCCCTCCAAACAGCCGCCGCCCAAAGACGGCAGCGCGGAAAAACCGCAGCCCGAAGCAGCCAAGCCCCCCGTCGACCAGCCGCAGCCCGGCGAAATGCAGCAGGCGGGCGGCGCTCCCGAGCAACCCTCCACCGATCCGGCCCGCCAAGACCCCAACCTCACGATCCCGTTGCAAAAACTCGATCAAGTGAAACAGGGCGATTCCCCGGCGCGCCTCTTTCAACTCCTGCAGGGCCCCGCCTCAGGCCAACCCGCCACCAAGGGCAAAGACTGGTGA